CGGCTGCTCCGCCAGATGAAGCGGGCTACGCCGATCCATGGTCCAAATAAGACCCGTAGCTAGCAGCACTAGCGACAACAGGGCGGCACCAACCGCGGTAAGAAAGGAGCGGGCCTTCATGGGCCTGCGATCGCGAATCAACTCATCTTTGTCCATCACCGCAGAATGGCGCCATGAGCCTTGTTCAACCACGTCCGATCAGCGCCCCTGACCTACAGCTTTGGCTTCAGGGAGATGCGCCTTCACCACAGGTTGTGGATGTGCGAGAAGCTCAAGAATTGATGATGGCCAAATTTCCCAACGACGTGCTGCACTTACCCCTAAGTGCGTCGTCTGAATGGATCGAAACACTGCAATCACGGCTTGCACCCGACCAACCCGTCGTGGTGCTTTGTCATGCCGGTGTGCGCAGCCATCACTTCGGTCTATGGCTCCTCGATCAAGCCTGGGGCCTAGAGGTTTGGAACCTAGAGGGGGGAATCGACGCCTGGAGCACCCAGGTGGATGACACCGTGCCCCGCTACTGATGAAGCCCTTATCGCGTCGTCAAGAGCAAGTTCTACAGGCCACGGTGCATCACTACGTCGACACGATGGAGCCGGTGGGAAGCCGAACGCTGGTGCAACGCTTCTCGATGCCCGCCAGCTCAGCCACCATTCGCTCAGCGATGGGTGCCTTGGAACAACGTGGACTCCTCACCCAACCCCACACGTCCTCTGGCCGGATTCCAAGCGCCCTGGGATATCGCCATTACGTGGACTGCCTCCTTCCTGAACCTGCAGCCACCGTCTTGCACTTGGAGCGAGAGCTCACAGGACTCAGCCTTGGCTGGGCAGCCCTTGATGATCTGCTCCTGCAGCTCGCACGCCGACTGACTGATTTCACCGGTTTGATGAGCCTCATCACCCGACCAACGCGGACACAACCTCAGCTCGCAGCGATTCGACTCGTGCAAAGCGGCGAACGGTTGCTGGTCATGCTGGTGGAGAACAGTGGTCATGCCAGTCATCTGAACTTGCGGTTACCGCATGCAACGAGCGATGAGCTGGACGCGATAGAACGCTGGGCCGAACAGCAATTACGAGGAGGAGCCCTGAACTGGGAGAAATTGCCCACCCAACTCCAACGGAGTGGGGATGTGCTGCGTCATGCCCTCGAACATCCATCGATCTCTGCCGAACCGACAACGCTGGTTCATGGTTTATCGCGACTGGTTGCCGAACCAGAATTCCAAAGCGCCCAAGATCTTGGCCCCTTGCTTCAGCTGATCGATGATGAACCCATGGCCCTGATTAGCCCTGGGGCTGAAGCGCGAGTGTTAATCGGCCAAGAGCATCCCCAATCAGCGCTGGAGGCGTGCTCAGTGGTGCAGGCTCCCTACCGATGTGGGCAAGAGGGGACAGGCCACATCGCTCTCATCGGACCCATGCGAATGGCTTACGCCACGGCGTGTTCCGCTGTTGAACGTGTTGCCCGCCACCTAGAGCTACTGCTCAGCTAACGGGCGACTTAACCACTCAGAGCTTGTCGCCAAGCTTCTCAGCGACTGTGTTGACATCTTTGTCGCCACGTCCCGAGCAGTTGATCACCACTTCACAGCCCTGGGGAAGGGTGGGGCAAAGCTGCTCCAACCAAGCAAAGGCATGGGCTGTTTCAAGGGCCGGAATAATCCCCTCCAACTCACTCACCAAGCGCAATCCATCCAGGGCCTGTTCGTCGGTGACTGCTGCGTATTCAGCCCGGCCAATCTCCTTGAGATAGCTGTGCTCAGGGCCAACACCGGGATAGTCCAAACCAGCACTTATGGAATGGGCTTCTTGCACCTGACCATCACTGTCTTGCAACAGCAAGCTCATTGCACCATGCAACACACCGGCGCGGCCTTCGGTGATGGTGGCGGCATGGCGAGGGGTATTCACACCGTCACCAGCGGCCTCTACACCAATCAGACGAACCGAGGTGTCTTGCACAAAGGGATGGAACAGCCCCATCGCGTTCGAGCCCCCTCCCACACAGGCCATCAACACATCTGGCAGGCGGCCAAAGGCTTCCTCACACTGCTGTTTCGCTTCCTGACCGATCACCGCGTGAAAATCGCGCACCAACATCGGGTAGGGGTGCGGACCAGCAACAGAACCGAGGATGTAGTGAGTGGTTTCCACATTCGTCACCCAGTCGCGAATCGCCTCGCTGGTGGCGTCCTTCAACGTGGCTGAGCCAGCTGTGACCGGTGCCACCGTGGCGCCAAGAAGACGCATACGGAACACATTGAGGGCTTGTCGGCGCATGTCCTCCGCGCCCATATAAATCACACAATCGAGGCCAAATCGGGCACAGACGGTTGCTGTGGCAACACCATGCTGACCAGCCCCGGTTTCAGCAATGATTCGTTTTTTGCCCATCCGCAGGGCCAAAAGCGCCTGGCCGAGAGCATTGTTGATTTTGTGAGCGCCGGTGTGGTTTAGATCCTCACGCTTCAGCCAAATGCGCGGGCCACCATCGTCTCGGCGGTAATGAGCCGTGAGTCGCTCGGCTTCATAGAGGGGAGTGGCCCGACCGACGTAGGTCTTGAGGAGATGGTTGAGTCGCCCCGTAAACGCTGGATCTGCCCAGGCTTGAGCTGCCGATTGCTCCAACTCCGCCAACGCTGGCATGAGAGTTTCTGGAACGTACTGGCCACCGAAGCGTCCGAAACGTCCATGGGCACCTGGACGGGCCGACGGTTGAAGGCTGGAGGGATCCGGTTGGGAGGCTTTCGGCAGAGTGCTGGTCACGGATCCAGATCGAAGCGTTAAGCCAGCGTAAGCAGGCAAACACGCGATGACGTGGCTCTCAAACTTTGATTCGTAGATCTGAAGCTCGATAGGGGGGCTCAACGCTGTTGAAGGTGAAGCCCACCAGGGCACTGACGTTCGTCATTGAGAATGGAGCGACGTAGCGAACAGCGGGTGATGCCGAAGGGCAGCTGGCAGGAATTCAGCAGCGCCGACAGTCTGCAAAGGCCCAAGGGGCCGGCAGCGGCGCCAACTCCGAAGGCGGATCAGATGGTGCGAGTCCAGCCCACCCGTGGAGGGAAAGGGGGGAAAACGGTGACGGTGATTCGTGGCTTGGAACTCGAACCAGATGGCTTCAAGGCTTTGCTGAAAAAACTGAAGAGCCGTATCGGCAGCGGGGGCACCACCAAAGACGGCGTGATCGAACTGCAGGGAGACCAAGTGGATTTGAGCCTGACCCTGCTCACGCAAGAGGGCTACCGACCAAAACGTGCGGGCGGTTAAGGAACAGCATTCACTTGGGTGAGAATGACTGCCTTCTTGCCCTTTGTTATGACCGCGTCCACACCCAAGGCCACCAACATCGTCTGGCATGAGGCCTCAGTCGATCGGGCCGCCAGGGCAGACAAACGCGGACATCGCAGCGCCATTCTTTGGTTCACCGGGCTCTCTGGCTCTGGCAAAAGCACCCTGGCCAATGCCGTCAATGCCGCCTTATTTGAGCGCGGGCTGGCCACCTACGTATTAGACGGAGACAACGTTCGCCATGGCCTCTGCAAAGACTTGGGCTTCTCCGACGCCGACCGTGAAGAAAATATCCGTCGCATCGGCGAAGTCGCGAAATTATTCCTCGATGCAGGCGTCATCGTGCTCACCGCCTTTGTATCGCCGTTTCGGGCCGACCGAGACAAAGCACGGGACCTCGTGGAGGCCGGCGATTTTTTCGAGATTTTCTGCGCGGCGGATCTAGAGGTTTGCGAATCCCGTGATCCCAAGGGTCTGTATGCGAAGGCCCGCTCAGGTGCCATCAAAGAATTCACAGGCATTTCAAGCCCCTATGAGGCTCCTGATACCCCGGAACTAAAGATCGACACCGGTGCTCAAGAGCTGGCTCAATCGGTTGAGGTGGTGATTAAGGCTCTACAGGACAAGGGAGTGATTCCGGCTGCTTGACCTCCGGCGAACCCAAATCCGAGCGTGCTGCGTCGGCCAGCGTTTTGATACAGCTGGCCACCGGCACCGCCAACAGCAACCCCAGCAGTTCTCCCAAGCCAAGAAGTCCAGCCAATCGGGCACCGACAGGGAGAGCAATCAGAAGCCAGGCTGGTTGCAAGCCCACGATGCTGCCCATCAAACGGGGCTGAATCACCTGATCCACGATTTGGCCTACCGCAATGGCGGCGGCGAGGAGCTCCAAGCCCGTCCGGGGATCCTGCACCCCAAGGATGGCGCTCACAAACACAATCGTTAGGGCACTGGCATAGGGAATAAGGGTGCTGAAGCCGATCAACACGGCGAACAACACTCCATAGGGAATCTCCAAAACGGTGAACACCAATAGCTGGCCCCCGCTGAGGATCAAAGCCAAGACCACCTGACCGGCGAAATACCCGCGAAACGTCCGACCCAGCGTGGTGGTCACCAGCTCCCGCCATCGAGCTGGCAACCATTGGGCGAGACCAGCCGTGATCGAGTCGGCCCCTAAAAGCAGGAACACCGCCAAAACCAACACGATCACGGTGTTGATCGACGTGCCAACGGTGGCCCCAAGGATGCTGAGCAAGCGTTGGCTGAGCTGGGTCGCCACCCGACTGATTTGAGAGACCAAGTCACTGCTGAGATCAGCAAAGTCTGCAGGGAGCCCATGGGCAATCGCCCATGCCTGACCATGGTTAATGCCCTGTTCAGCGGCTGTGAGTAACGACGGTGCAGCACTGATCAATTGGCTGAGCTGCACAACTAACAAAGGCAACAGCTCAACAACCGCGAAGCCAAGCAATCCCGCAGTGAGCAAGACCACCACAGTGATTGCCGGTAAGCGCGGCAGTCCACGGCCCATCAGCCAACGGCAGGGGATGTCCAACAAAAAGGCGATCAACGCTGCCGTAATAAACAGGCCCGGGAATGGAGCGAACTGCACCAGCACCCGTTTCAACACAAACACGTTCAACCCGATCACGGGAAGCACCAAACCAATCCGAAACCAGGCGGGCCATGCGTTCACTTAGCGGGTCTCTCCGGGGAGCGAAGCGCTGGAGGCAAGAGCAACGTATTGACACCAAAAACCCAGCCAAGCGGCAATCCCGAGCAACTTGAACCCCTCTTCAGTGAGTTGAACCGTTGTAGGGGGGAAGGGCAAATAGTTCTGCAGCGCATCGATCAACACGGAAGAACCCAGAAGCAGCACCGACAACAAAAATGAGTCCCCTCCAAACCGTCGTAAGGGTTTGCGGAAGCAAACCAACAGCAACACGCTGAACACGGTGTAGGTGATGTAAAGCGTTGCCTCCCCGAGATAGCGGTCATGGACGAGAAACATGTCGTCCAAGCACAACCAAAGCGAAAAGCCACCCCCGCAAAAAGCAAATTGCCTCCAAGCGATAGGACCTCTTATTTGGCCCGAACCCGCCGCAAACAATGCAATCGCAGCCGCTGCCATCCAGAGCAAATAACCGACGCTGGAGATAAAACCCAAGCCCAAGGGCGCGTCGCATGTTTGAGCCAAATCACGCACGACGAGTTGAAGGTCGATTCCTTCAGCCGAACTCCAAACCAGAGAAATGGCGTAGAGGACCGCTGCAGGGACCAGCGTCCACCGAATCGTGGAGCGGAGGGTGGACATCACGATTGAGCGCTGCATCAGCTCATTTGCTCCAAATAAGCGCTGCTACCCAGATCGAGAAGGCGCGCGTCTTTTTCCACCACTCCATCGTGCAGGCTGCTGCGGTAGTCCGCTAGCCGTTGCGTCAGGTCGTTATCGGAGGTGGCCAAAATCTGAGCCGCCAACAAACCTGCATTGAGGCCCCCTCCAATCGCCACCGTGGCCACAGGGATACCGGCGGGCATCTGCACGATCGAATGGAGTGAATCCACCCCAGACAAAGCACGGCTCTGCACTGGAACCCCGATGACAGGAAGGGTCGTGAGAGCCGCCACCATGCCGGGGAGATGCGCAGCACCACCGGCACCGGCCACGATGACGCGGAAGCCACGCCCATGGGCTTGCTCTGCGAAAGCCACCATTTCCAAAGGGGTGCGATGGGCTGACAACACCCGAACCTCGACCGTGACGCCAAGCTGCCGCAAGATCGCTGCTGCAGGTTCCATCGTTGGCAGATCGGAATCGCTGCCCATCACCACGGCAACACTGGCAGAAAGAGAGGGTGCTGTCACGTCAGATTCCGGCGAGACTGCCATCGTCTCCCCCACCGGCCTGCAGCGCCAGCCCTGATGCGACGGATCACCAATGTGCGCCTGCCCGCACCCTTGGGCGGTGCAACCAAACAACGCCATTGGCTGAGCCTCAGCGTTGATGACACGATCACTGGAATCGGCCGGATGGGACCGAACGACAGCCCAAGCGACAAGGCACGTCCTGACACGGACGCCGAAAACTGGAACGGCGACTGGATTAGCCCTCGCGCAATCGATCTGCAAATCAATGGCGGCTTGGGCTTGGCCTTCCCCGAACTGACACCCAGCGACCTACCGCGACTCGTGGAACTGCTGGATTTGCTATGGAGCGATGGCGTCGAAGCGATTGCGCCAACGTTGGTGACGTGCGGAATTGAGCCCCTTCGTAATGCCCTGGCCGTTTTACGAGAGGCCAGGACGCAGCATTGCGCTGGCCGCTGTCAGCTTTTGGGGGCCCACCTTGAAGGTCCATTTCTGGCGGAATCACGCCGGGGCGCCCATCCCCGGGAGCACCTGGCCAGCCCAACCCTGACGGCCCTGGAGGCACGCATCAACGGCTTCGAATCCGAGATTGCCCTGATGACCCTGGCCCCAGAACTGGTGGGGGCCGATGCAGTGATTCAGCGGCTGAAGGATTTGGGAATCATGGTGGCCCTCGGGCACAGCGCCGCCAACGCCAACACCGCTGGCCAAGCGTTCGAGAGAGGGGTGGGCATGCTGACCCACGCCTTCAATGCCATGCCAGGACTCCATCACCGCGCGCCAGGACCGATCGGCGAAGCCTGTCGAAACGGCCACATCGCCCTAGGACTGATTGCTGATGGCGTGCATGTCGACCCCACCATGGCGGTGTTGCTTCAACGGCTGGCCCCAAGCCAAATCGTGTTGGTGAGCGATGCCCTAGCGCCCTACGGGCTCGCCGATGGCACACACCGCTGGGATGAACGAACCCTGCTGGTGAAGAACGGCACCTGCCGCCTCGAGGACGGAACCCTGGCGGGGGTGACCTTGCCACAACTCGAGGGAGTGAAGCGCCTTGCCCGCTGGAGCAAGGACGGATCAGCCGCCATCTGGAGTGCCACGGTGGCCCCCCGCGGCCTCATCAACGGCCCTAACGGGGTCGTCGACGCTTTGATCGGGAAACCCCTTTCAGCACTTCTGCGCTGGCATCAACCCGAGCAAGGAGACCTTGACTGGACCTGCGCTGCTTAGGATCCCGCGGATAACGACCTTTCACCAATGGCCTCCGATTCACTGCTGACGCAGATCCAGGCCGAAAAGGACGAAGTGAAGGGATACTTCGAAACGACTGGCTTTGATCGCTGGAACCGCATCTACAGCGAAAGCGACGAGGTGAACAAAGTGCAGCGCAACATCCGTATCGGTCATCAAAAAACCGTGGATGAAGTGGTGAGCTGGATCCAAGAGAGCGGCGCCGTGCACAACGTGAGCTTCTGCGATGCCGGTTGTGGAGTCGGCAGCCTCAGCCTGCCGTTGGCGGCGATGGGGGCAGGATCCGTCCATGCGAGCGATATTTCCGCCGCCATGGTTCAAGAAGCAGAGCGTCGCGCCCGCGAAGCCGGCCTCGACATGGGCAAGCTGAATTTCTCAGCCAGTGATCTGGAGAGCCTCCAAGGCTCCTTTCACACTGTCTGCTGCCTGGATGTCTTCATCCATTACCCCCAGCCAGCGGCGGAGGCGATGGTGAAGCATCTCTGTGGACTAACTCAAGAGCGATTGATCGTGAGCTTCGCGCCATACACGCCCCTCCTGGCTCTGCTCAAAGGGATCGGCCAACTGTTCCCAGGCCCCAGCAAAACCACGCGCGCTTACACACTGAAGGAAACCGGGATCGTGAAAGCTGCAGAAGACTGCGGCTTCAAGCTGGTGCGGCGCAGCCTTAACAAGGCACCTTTTTACTTCTCTCGTTTAATCGAATTCAACAAGATATAGATCACCTGATTTCATCATTTCTAAACAATAAATATCTCCTTTTCTTTTAGTAAGCAAAGCTTGCAAAGTTTCTAACCGCAAACTTGTTGGTTAAAAGTCGAATTCTTTCGGCAGGGGAGCCGTAAACGACAACCCTGCCGCAGTTAGTGCGTTTAACCGCCAGGAATGCAAGCCATATCCACCATCCCCAGGGGTTGCTGTCTCAGAAATCTTGCGATTGAGCAGGTACAGCGGATCTCCCAATAAAGGACTGCCCAACTGGGCCAAATGAATCCGGATCTGATGGGGCCGCCCCGTGCGGATTGTCACCTCGAGACGATCTCCAGCAGCGCAACGGTCCAACAAGCGCACCGTGGAGTGAGCCGTGAGCCGCTTCCTTGTCGGCTCCTGGTCCAAAGGTTCTGGTCCCCAAATCCAACCCAGCAACGGATGCTGGCGTTCCACCACATCAGTGCTCACCACCAAGCTTTGGCCGGGCTCCAACCCCTCCACCCGACGCGCCCACGCCTGATAGATCTTCTGACAACGACTTTCTGGCCGGAACTGTTTCGACAACGCTGCCCGGGTTGCTGCCGTCCTGGCACAAACCTGTAAGCCCGACGTGAACCGACCCAGCCGATGCACGGGTTTAGCCCCAGTCGATGCGAGCAATGCGGTGAGTGTGTGCTCCAAAAAGCCGCCACCAGGCATCACCGGCAACCCCGATGGCTTGTTGATCACCAACAAATCACCATCGTCATGAATGGTGTCCCATTGATCCGGAATGGCCTCCTCAAGCCAAGGTGGCCTCTGCCAACAGATGTCATCTCCACTGGTCAGCTGCATATCTCCAGCCAACGGCTCACCGTTGCGATGCATTTCCCCGGCTGCAATCCGCTCCAACCAAACGGCCGCTGCTGAGTGCTGATGGCGGTTCGCCATCCACTGGCTTAACCATGCACCTTCGCCATGGGACTGCACACGATCGTGATGGGCCCAACCTGCATTGAATGCCGCCGGCCTCCAGCCCTGCTTCGAGCAGGCAACCCCATCCACCATCAAGTCACCAGCCGGTGTTCCAAGGCGTAGCGCACCAGTTCCGTGCGACTGGACGTGCCCGTCTTGTTGAACAAACGGCTGACGTACTTCTCGACATTGCGGATCGACGTTTCCAGCTGACGGGCGATCTCCTTGTTCATCAAGCCCTCCGCCACCAACTGCAGCACGCTTGCTTCCCGCGGCGTGAAGCTGTGCGCCACCGGATCCTTGGAAGGCAAGGCCTCAGCTTGGGCCAACAAAGAGCGAATCTCTGTGATCTGCTTGGCCATCTGCCCCATATCCGTATCCGCGAAGCGCGCTGCCTCCTGCAAAAGCCGCTGCTGGCGTTGCGCCACATTGCGCACCCGCGCCACCAGCTCATCGGGATCGAACGGCTTCGGGATGTAGTCGTCCACCCCAGCCATGTAGCCCTGGGTGCGATCAGCCGTCATGCCTTTCGCCGTTAAGAAAATCACGGGGGTGCCGCCGAGCCGTTCGTCGTCTCGCAATTTCTTCAATAGGCCGTAACCATCCAGCCGAGGCATCATCACGTCGCTAATCACCACATCGGGCAACATCTGCTGCGCCTTCGTGAATCCTTCCTCCCCATCCACCGCGGTGGTGACATCAAAACCCTCATCCTCGAGGTATGCCTGGACCGCCGTGCGCAACCCGGGCTCGTCGTCTACCAGAAGCAACCTTGGCGCCGGGGGCGGTGCTTCTTGCTCTTCACTAGGGGGGGTTTGGGCGTCGCTCATGGCTGGAGTCGCTCTCCCATCAATGTATGGAGGTTGCGCTTAGGGGGCCAGTGCGGGTAACTGCTCCTGGCGTTCGGAGAGCAGCGTGGAAAAGCCCAATTCCAGGGCTTTTTCACGCAAGGTTGCAGGGTCGGTTCCCGCGACCTCCGGTACACACGCGGCCCACCACACCAGATGATCTTCTCGATTGCCCTCCAAGATCGGCCCACCGGGATTCAAATGCCGAACGAACACCGCCGAAAGCGTTCGCTTCACCCGGAGTGGGTTATCAACCCCGCAATCCACTGACTCCACATAAACATTCAGGTCGGACGGCGATTCTTCCCAAAGGCTGTAGCTGCGCAAGGTTCCGCCGCCCCCTACGGACTTGATCCCATAGATGCCAATGATGCGAGGCCCTCCAGCATCCGGCTCCTCCATCAGCACCTGCAGATCCTTGGGTCGTGAATTTTTCATCTGTTCCAGCACCTCCTTACGGCTGATCGCCTCTGCCGCCAATGGAGCCAGTAACAGCGCTAGCCCAAGGCCAAGGCCCAAACCCAACCGAGCCATCGGGAAACGCAGACCCATGCGAAGACGGACGACAACGCCAATCATGATCGCAATAGTTGCCATACCCAGCTGAACGGCGCGCCCCTCGCTTTTGACTTCCAAGCCACCACCCCCTGCTCAGCGGAGGTGGTGGAAGCGATGGCGCCCTATTGGAGTGACCATTGGGGCAATCCCTCGAGCCGTCAACATCGCCAGGGCCTCACCGCCTCCGCTGCCGTGGCCCTAGCGCGGCGCCAGATCGCAGAGGCCCTCGACATCGATCCCAATCGATTGATTTTTACTAGCGGCGCCACCGAAGCCAACAATTTGGCCCTGCTTGGCCATGCGCGAACCCATGGTTGCGGTCATGTGATCAGCGTGAATACGGAACACCACGCTGTGTTGGATCCCCTCGCACAACTGCAACGGGAAGGATTCCAGGTTTCGCTGCTCCAAGCCCAGTCCAATGGCTTGATCACGCCAGCCCAACTTGAGGAAGCGATCAGGCCGGACACGCGTTTGGTGAGCGTCATGGCCGCCAACAATGAAATCGGCGTCTTGCAGCCCCTGAAAGAACTCGCAGAGATCTGCCGAAATCGCGGGGTCGTCTTTCACAGCGATGCAGCGCAAGCCTTTGGACACATCCCGCTCGAACCGGACAACCTGGGGCTTGATCTCGTCAGCCTCAGCGCTCACAAGCTCTACGGCCCCAAAGGCATCGGCGCCCTGGTGATCCGCGAGGGGGTTCAGCTACAGCCCCTGCAATGGGGGGGTGGCCAGGAGGCAGGCCTTCGCGCTGGCACGCTGCCCAGCCCTTTAATCGTGGGCTTTGCCGCGGCCGTGCAAGAGGCGATGGCGGATCGAGATGAACGCCACACACGGCTTGGTGGGCTGAGGGATGAACTCTGGAACGGGCTCAACGATCAACTCCCCGCCGTGGAACGCAACGGCGCCGCAGCTCCCCGCTTAGCCAACAACCTCAACATCACTCTTCCTGGCATGAGCGGCAGCCGCCTGCATCGCAGCCTTCGGCCCCATCTCGCCTGTAGCAGCGGTTCCGCCTGCAGCAACGGCGCCCCCTCCCATGTGCTTCTGGCCATCGGACGTTCACGCGCCGATGCAGAGGCCTCCCTCCGCCTCAGCCTGGGACGTTCGACCACCGCCAACGCGGTCGAACAAGCCATCGCAAGCATCGTTGAAGCCGTGGCTGCACAACAAACCTGAGCTCCCTACGGTCCGCCCAGGCTCCTTTCACCGTCTCTCGACCATGAGCACCGAACGTGCCCAACTATCCATCGGCACTGCCATTCAGGAGGGATGGGCCGCGTTCCGCCGAGCTCCCTGGTTCTTTGTTGGTTTTGTACTCCTCACTGGCGTGCTCAGCCAGCTATTGGCGGTTCTCCCACTCCCTGGAGTGGGCAGCTTGTTGAGTGCTTTGGTGAACCTTTGGGGGGCAGTTGGTTTAATTCGCGGATCGTGGATTGCGCTCAACGGTGAGGCACCTCGGTTCCAAGACTTCATTCAGGTGAATTGGCCTGCTATTTGGCGACTGTTCAGCAGCCAAATTGTGCTCACCCTGCTGCTGGTGCCGATTGTTATCGGTTTGATGTTCGCCAGCCTCACCGCAGCCGATGCCTGGGGTTTATTGACCCCAATCGCCAACCTGGCTCTCACCGTGGACCCCACAGACCCACGGTTAATAGAGGCCTTCAGCGACATCGGGCCGCGTTTGCTGCAACAGGTGGCCACCAATCCCTTTGCGGTGGTGATTGTTGTTTTCACTGCGCTTGTAGGCCTTTATATCCAGGTGAACCAAAGCTTTCTTGGCTTCATCGCGCTCCTCGACGGTCGCGGCCCTATCGCCACCATCCGGCATGGCTTGATGGTGGTTCAGGGCCAGTGGTGGCAAGTGTTCGGCCTGTTGGTGCTGCAGGCGCTCATCTTGCTTCTAGGCGTTTTGGCCTGCTTGGTCGGCCTTGTAGCCGCAGCACCCGTATGCCTGTGCATCACCGGTGCCGCTTACCGACAACTGTTTA
The DNA window shown above is from Synechococcus sp. CC9902 and carries:
- the hrcA gene encoding heat-inducible transcriptional repressor HrcA, whose translation is MKPLSRRQEQVLQATVHHYVDTMEPVGSRTLVQRFSMPASSATIRSAMGALEQRGLLTQPHTSSGRIPSALGYRHYVDCLLPEPAATVLHLERELTGLSLGWAALDDLLLQLARRLTDFTGLMSLITRPTRTQPQLAAIRLVQSGERLLVMLVENSGHASHLNLRLPHATSDELDAIERWAEQQLRGGALNWEKLPTQLQRSGDVLRHALEHPSISAEPTTLVHGLSRLVAEPEFQSAQDLGPLLQLIDDEPMALISPGAEARVLIGQEHPQSALEACSVVQAPYRCGQEGTGHIALIGPMRMAYATACSAVERVARHLELLLS
- the bchM gene encoding magnesium protoporphyrin IX methyltransferase codes for the protein MASDSLLTQIQAEKDEVKGYFETTGFDRWNRIYSESDEVNKVQRNIRIGHQKTVDEVVSWIQESGAVHNVSFCDAGCGVGSLSLPLAAMGAGSVHASDISAAMVQEAERRAREAGLDMGKLNFSASDLESLQGSFHTVCCLDVFIHYPQPAAEAMVKHLCGLTQERLIVSFAPYTPLLALLKGIGQLFPGPSKTTRAYTLKETGIVKAAEDCGFKLVRRSLNKAPFYFSRLIEFNKI
- a CDS encoding translation initiation factor, whose translation is MPKGSWQEFSSADSLQRPKGPAAAPTPKADQMVRVQPTRGGKGGKTVTVIRGLELEPDGFKALLKKLKSRIGSGGTTKDGVIELQGDQVDLSLTLLTQEGYRPKRAGG
- the trpB gene encoding tryptophan synthase subunit beta — protein: MTSTLPKASQPDPSSLQPSARPGAHGRFGRFGGQYVPETLMPALAELEQSAAQAWADPAFTGRLNHLLKTYVGRATPLYEAERLTAHYRRDDGGPRIWLKREDLNHTGAHKINNALGQALLALRMGKKRIIAETGAGQHGVATATVCARFGLDCVIYMGAEDMRRQALNVFRMRLLGATVAPVTAGSATLKDATSEAIRDWVTNVETTHYILGSVAGPHPYPMLVRDFHAVIGQEAKQQCEEAFGRLPDVLMACVGGGSNAMGLFHPFVQDTSVRLIGVEAAGDGVNTPRHAATITEGRAGVLHGAMSLLLQDSDGQVQEAHSISAGLDYPGVGPEHSYLKEIGRAEYAAVTDEQALDGLRLVSELEGIIPALETAHAFAWLEQLCPTLPQGCEVVINCSGRGDKDVNTVAEKLGDKL
- the cysC gene encoding adenylyl-sulfate kinase, with product MTASTPKATNIVWHEASVDRAARADKRGHRSAILWFTGLSGSGKSTLANAVNAALFERGLATYVLDGDNVRHGLCKDLGFSDADREENIRRIGEVAKLFLDAGVIVLTAFVSPFRADRDKARDLVEAGDFFEIFCAADLEVCESRDPKGLYAKARSGAIKEFTGISSPYEAPDTPELKIDTGAQELAQSVEVVIKALQDKGVIPAA
- a CDS encoding N-acetylglucosamine-6-phosphate deacetylase, which codes for MRRITNVRLPAPLGGATKQRHWLSLSVDDTITGIGRMGPNDSPSDKARPDTDAENWNGDWISPRAIDLQINGGLGLAFPELTPSDLPRLVELLDLLWSDGVEAIAPTLVTCGIEPLRNALAVLREARTQHCAGRCQLLGAHLEGPFLAESRRGAHPREHLASPTLTALEARINGFESEIALMTLAPELVGADAVIQRLKDLGIMVALGHSAANANTAGQAFERGVGMLTHAFNAMPGLHHRAPGPIGEACRNGHIALGLIADGVHVDPTMAVLLQRLAPSQIVLVSDALAPYGLADGTHRWDERTLLVKNGTCRLEDGTLAGVTLPQLEGVKRLARWSKDGSAAIWSATVAPRGLINGPNGVVDALIGKPLSALLRWHQPEQGDLDWTCAA
- a CDS encoding AI-2E family transporter, producing MNAWPAWFRIGLVLPVIGLNVFVLKRVLVQFAPFPGLFITAALIAFLLDIPCRWLMGRGLPRLPAITVVVLLTAGLLGFAVVELLPLLVVQLSQLISAAPSLLTAAEQGINHGQAWAIAHGLPADFADLSSDLVSQISRVATQLSQRLLSILGATVGTSINTVIVLVLAVFLLLGADSITAGLAQWLPARWRELVTTTLGRTFRGYFAGQVVLALILSGGQLLVFTVLEIPYGVLFAVLIGFSTLIPYASALTIVFVSAILGVQDPRTGLELLAAAIAVGQIVDQVIQPRLMGSIVGLQPAWLLIALPVGARLAGLLGLGELLGLLLAVPVASCIKTLADAARSDLGSPEVKQPESLPCPVEP
- a CDS encoding rhodanese-like domain-containing protein, producing MSLVQPRPISAPDLQLWLQGDAPSPQVVDVREAQELMMAKFPNDVLHLPLSASSEWIETLQSRLAPDQPVVVLCHAGVRSHHFGLWLLDQAWGLEVWNLEGGIDAWSTQVDDTVPRY
- the purE gene encoding 5-(carboxyamino)imidazole ribonucleotide mutase yields the protein MAVSPESDVTAPSLSASVAVVMGSDSDLPTMEPAAAILRQLGVTVEVRVLSAHRTPLEMVAFAEQAHGRGFRVIVAGAGGAAHLPGMVAALTTLPVIGVPVQSRALSGVDSLHSIVQMPAGIPVATVAIGGGLNAGLLAAQILATSDNDLTQRLADYRSSLHDGVVEKDARLLDLGSSAYLEQMS
- a CDS encoding pseudouridine synthase translates to MVDGVACSKQGWRPAAFNAGWAHHDRVQSHGEGAWLSQWMANRHQHSAAAVWLERIAAGEMHRNGEPLAGDMQLTSGDDICWQRPPWLEEAIPDQWDTIHDDGDLLVINKPSGLPVMPGGGFLEHTLTALLASTGAKPVHRLGRFTSGLQVCARTAATRAALSKQFRPESRCQKIYQAWARRVEGLEPGQSLVVSTDVVERQHPLLGWIWGPEPLDQEPTRKRLTAHSTVRLLDRCAAGDRLEVTIRTGRPHQIRIHLAQLGSPLLGDPLYLLNRKISETATPGDGGYGLHSWRLNALTAAGLSFTAPLPKEFDF